The genomic DNA GGCCGGGCTGGTCGTCGCGTTGGAGAACCTGTTCCCGCCGCTGCCCAGCGAGGTGATCCTGCCGCTGACCGGCTTCGCCGCCGGGCAGGGGGTGCTCACGCTGGTCTCCGCCCTGTTCTGGACCACGCTCGGGTCGACCGTGGGGGCCGTGGCCCTCTACTGGATCGGCAGGGCCTTCGGCCGCGAGCGGATGCACGCCCTCTGGGCGAGGCTGCCGCTGGTGAAGCCCTCCGACCTGGAGCGCACGGAGGCGTGGTTCGCACGGCACGGCACCAAGGCGGTCTTCTTCGGCCGCATGGTGCCGGTCTTCCGCAGCCTCGTCTCCGTCCCCGCCGGGCTGGTGTGCATGCCCGTGCCGGTCTTCCTCGCGCTGACCGCGCTCGGCAGTCTGATCTGGAACTCCGCCCTGGTGCTCGCCGGTTACTGGCTGGGCGACCGCTGGGGCGTCGTGGAGAAGTACGTGGGGGTCCTCTCCAAGGCGGTCCTGGTCCTGGTGGTCCTCGCCCTCGCGGCCTACGCGGTCCTGCGGGCGCGCGGCCACGGCCGGCCGGGGAGGCGAAGCTCCTGACGGGCCGTCCGCACGCCCCGCGGCGGGCCGCCCCTCGCGGCCGTCCCCGTCCGCCGTCCCCCGGTGGAGGGAACGCCAAGGAGGTGGGCACCCGGTGCTAACGACCTTCCGGCGTCCCCCCGGCACGCTGGAGGCACGTTCTCCCGACGGGGGAGACGACACACCGGAAGGACCACACAGATGAGGCGCAAGTCCGTCCTCGCCCTGCTGGCCGCGCCGATGGCCGCGGCGGCCCTGCTCGGCACGGCCCGGTCCGCCGGCGCCGACACCACCGGCGCGACAGCGGTCCGGGCGGGGACCCTCAAGCTGTACGAGCACGACGACTACAAGGGCGGCTACCGCACGTACAACGGTACCGACCGGTTCCTGAAGAACGACTTCTGGCGGAACCCTGCGACCGGCAAGGAGACCACCCGCTCGGTCAACGACGGGGCCAGCTCGATGAAGAACGACACCGGCCACGCGGTCTTCCTCTACCAGCACGGCGACGGCAGGCGGTGCTCCGGGCTCCGGTACACGGCGGAGAAGTACTCCAAGGACTCGGACCTGTCCCGCAACAGCAGCAACCCGTCGTTCGACAACAAGGCGAGCTGCGTCGTCTTCCAGTGAGGCGCGGTCCGGGGCGCGGCGCCCGTCCCCCTCGGGACGCCGCCGCGCCCCGGACCCGTG from Streptomyces sp. MRC013 includes the following:
- a CDS encoding DedA family protein — translated: MRLTSTASPRASADGIAGWAAGLVDTLGGPGAGLVVALENLFPPLPSEVILPLTGFAAGQGVLTLVSALFWTTLGSTVGAVALYWIGRAFGRERMHALWARLPLVKPSDLERTEAWFARHGTKAVFFGRMVPVFRSLVSVPAGLVCMPVPVFLALTALGSLIWNSALVLAGYWLGDRWGVVEKYVGVLSKAVLVLVVLALAAYAVLRARGHGRPGRRSS